The genomic segment ATCATACATAGGGGATTCCTGACACCCTAGATCGCTCTATCATATAGTTTATTCCATTTTTCTTATCACATTTGTAGTTTGTTAGAAAACAACCAACcaaacatttttctctttaagcaatataattaatcgaaattagcaagtttcttgtccTAACTTCCTTATGTTCGACCCGCGACTACTCGTACAtcgtgcgcttgcggttaaataaaatttgcacatcaagtGTGTTAGATAAAAAATCATCACGTATTTATTTGTATTGCGTGATTAATAGAATTAggaaaattaattaatacttgTTTCCCAAGATGGACTTGTTAACTACACGTATATTCtcgaaattaaaataaaattcacatTAATCCTTCCCTTTAGGGTGATTATGGCTAGGTCTGTCAAACATATTAGATTGGGTTGATGTtgggttcgggtcatatatagaCATGTCAGAGACCCGTTGACCCAAATTAACTGATTAATTAATTGGGTTGAAAATCAAAACCCTAACTTAATCTGCATCAAATTAGGTTGACTTGATTTTGACCAACTTAAtttgtttagatttttttttattttttattttttattttttattttggaatttttgaTATTGACTACATCTCATTTTTTTGGCATTAATTAAAAACTTTGTGTTTATGAGTTATATATTTTGCATAAACAATAGAAGAtaggaaaatattaaatgaattagATTTGGGTTATGCTTATTAATTTAACTCAAAAATAACTCGTATAATTAAATGAGTGATAACCTGAAGCTTTTAACCCAATTAACTAATAAATCAGGTCAtgctaacccatttaattaatttaattgaattaaaaGTCTCAACCTGAAACCCACTTATTTCGGATTAGGTTCAAGTCGAATTAATAGGTCAAATCAGCTTATGCCATACCTAGTTGTGGGCAAGGAGGGATTCAAAACCTTGACACCGTGGTTCATAGACCCGTGCTCAAATCCTAAAAAAGGAACAATTTCTCTAATCAGGCagtttgggttaaaaatatgTGAAATCAAGTTTCTCTCTACTCCATAAGAATATATGATCCTTTAATTCATATTGCggaataaaagataaagaaagtcatgtattaaatattttttttttaaatgaatataTATGGAACGTACTTGACAATTTTTGTAACATAAcacatcaaattaataattaaaacaagtcaaataatttcttatttttttgtgGTGATTATTTAAAAGTCTTAAGGCTACATCATGACAAAGTCGAAGACAAACAATCTTTGTCAACATTTTTTACTGTGCAACACACCTACTAACCTTTTTTATTTAACCTGCTTACCAAACCTCTtcttaaaccaaaaaaatcttttaattattactaattactattactAATAACGAGAACCACACAATTAATGCTAACTAACATAATAATGTCCAAATTAAGTACAacttttttatacttttaaagAAATTTTGAAGTAATTTTGAAGATGGTAGAAGAACTACTACAGACTACAGTACACGTACACTAAATTTGGAAAGTAATTGTATTTGTATTGTAATGGAATAcccttctttctctctttctctctctacctTACAAACCAAACATAATTATAAGGAAACAGAGAAGATATGGACTCCTGTGATCCAtttcttccttctttttctGGAAATATCCTTTCTTCCCacttttttttccttcaaattTAACCAAGTTTTTTCTCTTGTTTATCTCATCTCTCAACTTCCTGCTTTTCTCTGATCActgaagaaagaaaaacaaacaaagaaagaaaaaggtgtttaatataattttaattactcTAAATGTTACTTACTAAGCATTTTTTCTGTTCATTGCTTCCattatttttttcagaaaaaaattttgattcttTTAGTGTaaaaattttatgggttttatttgTTTCCTGTTTTTCTAATATGGGTACTttgaaatttcaatttttgagGTGAATTATGTGGACTTATTTGAAGGATTTAAGGGTATGTTTATTTAAGGGTATGTTTATTTGGGAAGATGGATTGACTGGGGCCCTGTTACTATCTGGGTGCTTTTACGGCATGTTTGATACATGATAataaagtaatgggaatgaaatgttgtaatggcaatagtaatgaaggattggaaatgaaaattggtaatgaagattcttttatttAGTGTACaggactaaagaatggtaatggaagataatattccattgattgcatttggttgttagtaataaaaaatgataatggctcttagtttcattattgtatatttgtatctaaaagcattattgtatctaaattattcaatctaatattctttttttaataataatatttttatagatAATTACATgcattacattttttttcttcattattgtttttggaCAATTGCATCAACTTgcaattacaaataataatattttcttcaTGCATTCTTTACACTGCAAATACTTGACAATTACAAACAAGTTTCAATTAAGTAGCCATATTAGTACTCTTCAACCGAGAAAATTAGCTAGTGTTTAGGCATAAAAATTACGATAAAAAGTCCATTCCTTTTGTGACTACCAAGTTCATACTTTTTTAAAACACACCTACATTTTCACCAACACAGAAAATATAACCTAAAGTTCAACCATTTTAcatcataatatttttaaaatctatCAACACTATCATTTTAGCAAAGATTTAACGAACATAACTTTGGACTCATCCGGCACACTGTAGAATATCTCCACCTTCTTGTCATCTAAGCCAATAATTGTGGTAGCTTCGACAACTTCTATTGGTGTCAATTCTTGCAAATTACTCAATACTCCAAAAAGGTTCTCTTCTCACCTATCTCCACATCTCGTAAAAATGATTTCTTCATATCCATCATGATTGAAGTAGCCTCCTTTTCAACATCAATCAAAGCTGTCAATGCAGTGGCCAGCCCACTAAGctcttcattttcaatttcccTTCTTCTCTTACGATCTCTTCGGCCACTTGATTGCCCAATCACTAGAGTTGAGCTAATAGCATCATCATTCTTTTCAGCCTCATTCTTATCACCTTCTTCATCGTCTCCGGGCCCCTTGACCATACTTCCACCGGCACGATCCTTGGCGTAAATCTCACAAAGCTTGTCATAAAGAGGAAACGGTTTACAAAATAGAGCAGCAGCTCCATCTTTTCCCTGGAGCATATCTTACAATTATATAtcaatcaaataaaagaaacaaaactaATAGCAAAAACAGTGATTAATACCTACtgttaacaaattaaataaaagaaaatacctGAGCCCATCCCATAAAGACTTCCTTCTCACCAGTTACCATTTTTGTAGCATCATcccaaccaaaaccactaactTGCTTCTGAATATCCCATTTgtctcttaaaaatcttaattttggATTCAATATGTGGCTTACCCTTCAATCCACAATAAGGAAATCGctcattcattttcttttcaataTATGTCTGATAACCTGTCCTATAGCCTGTGTCACACTTCCAATTTGAATTCTGCATCTCAAGTAGAATGTCAACAAGGGCATTCTCTTTCAATGAAGTCCACattctcttatttttttccTCGTCCTCGAATCGCATCACCCATGTTAGTTATTATATATCTGTCATACAATGGTGGCAAACAATACCAAAGTATCTTTGTAAGACAAGAATATTTTAtaactaatcaattaaaaaacaacTTACGTTTGTAGTTCAACATAAAAGCTAGTCCTAAAAgactaaaaattgaaaaaccaaCTAAAATAAGAAACTATCCATTACTAATGTCTCCTAGCCAAGAATGCATCATACATATCTTGAGCTAATGTGTTTCTAAAGTTAGTCCATTCTTCAGATGCGTCACAATTTTGAATGTAGTCTCCatcatcttcaatttcatcATTCTCTCCTTCCTCTTCCATATATGCATCTAAAATAGCTTCCATTGGATCAACGCTCATTTGTTGGCGAATAAGGTTATGAATATACACACAAGCCAATATTATATCTATTTGAGTGCTGAGAGGGTACTTGGTGCCTTTGGCAAGAACTTCCCACCGTACTTTCAACAAACCAAAAGCTCGTTCAATCACATTTCTAGCTGAAGCATGCCTCATATTGAACAACTCTTCCTTAGAGCGTGGTTGCTCCAACCCCCTTCTCCATTCATGATAAATTGTTCTTCTATAAGGTACAAGAAATCCATCACAATGTTTATATCCTGCATCCCCTAGATAATAATTACCTAggtgaaaaagtaaaaaaccaatGAGTTAAGCTAGATTATTGGTCATTGTTGCTCCCTTAAAAAATCTTTATACATAAGAAATTGATTTCTGACCTCTAGCCACTTTTAATCCATTATTTCTATTTAAAGCACTTCGAAGTACTCTTCCATCAGCAGCTGAACCTTCCCAACCCGccaaaacatatataaattgCATATTCGGTGCACAAGCTCCTAAAACATTTGTTGAGATGGTATTTTTTCTTGACCTATGACGTGATTTATCTATCGCAGGCACATTTACATCAATCAAAGTCCCATCAATAGCACCTATACAATTCTATAAAAAGGGGTGTGattaataaaagttaaaaatcgATATGTGTTTTCtatctattaataaaaaaaatacaaggttTACCTTGAACCATTTCCATCTTTCATCTGTGCTATTCTCGGGAATCGGTTCAGGTTTCTTGAGGAGCAAACTCGAAAGCTTTAACACAGCTTTTAACACATTATTAAAATGTCTGCTTATAGTTTCTCCTGACCgttgaaaatcatattttatttCCCTATTCTTCTCCTCAAATGCAAGTAGATGCAAAAATATAGCAACCATTTCTTCC from the Amaranthus tricolor cultivar Red isolate AtriRed21 chromosome 12, ASM2621246v1, whole genome shotgun sequence genome contains:
- the LOC130796701 gene encoding protein ALP1-like isoform X2; the protein is MARLQQSPKDFIFFWFAMKRRKIRRVMMLILIRIILIFRRRLRIRMSKQPSLHNPIHRLAHLDGMIVESDIACIEQLRMDRRTFNIFISLVREVRGLRDTKNMVVEEMVAIFLHLLAFEEKNREIKYDFQRSGETISRHFNNVLKAVLKLSSLLLKKPEPIPENSTDERWKWFKNCIGAIDGTLIDVNVPAIDKSRHRSRKNTISTNVLGACAPNMQFIYVLAGWEGSAADGRVLRSALNRNNGLKVARGNYYLGDAGYKHCDGFLVPYRRTIYHEWRRGLEQPRSKEELFNMRHASARNVIERAFGLLKVRWEVLAKGTKYPLSTQIDIILACVYIHNLIRQQMSVDPMEAILDAYMEEEGENDEIEDDGDYIQNCDASEEWTNFRNTLAQDMYDAFLARRH
- the LOC130796701 gene encoding protein ALP1-like isoform X1 — encoded protein: MIYVVMARLQQSPKDFIFFWFAMKRRKIRRVMMLILIRIILIFRRRLRIRMSKQPSLHNPIHRLAHLDGMIVESDIACIEQLRMDRRTFNIFISLVREVRGLRDTKNMVVEEMVAIFLHLLAFEEKNREIKYDFQRSGETISRHFNNVLKAVLKLSSLLLKKPEPIPENSTDERWKWFKNCIGAIDGTLIDVNVPAIDKSRHRSRKNTISTNVLGACAPNMQFIYVLAGWEGSAADGRVLRSALNRNNGLKVARGNYYLGDAGYKHCDGFLVPYRRTIYHEWRRGLEQPRSKEELFNMRHASARNVIERAFGLLKVRWEVLAKGTKYPLSTQIDIILACVYIHNLIRQQMSVDPMEAILDAYMEEEGENDEIEDDGDYIQNCDASEEWTNFRNTLAQDMYDAFLARRH